One window of Nicotiana tomentosiformis chromosome 11, ASM39032v3, whole genome shotgun sequence genomic DNA carries:
- the LOC104091613 gene encoding beta-galactosidase 8, translating to MMGLSVMLVFGVVFFHCLVMMSFAANVTYDHRALVIDGQRRVLISGSIHYPRSTPDMWPDLIQKSKDGGLDVIETYVFWNIHEPVRNQYDFEGRKDLVKFVKLVGKAGLYAHIRIGPYVCAEWNYGGFPLWLHFIPGVEFRTDNEPFKAEMKRFTAKIVDMIKQENLYASQGGPVILSQIENEYGNGDIESRYGPRAKPYVNWAAKMATSLDTGVPWVMCQQPDAPDPIINTCNGFYCDQFKQNSDKTPKMWTENWTGWFLSFGGAVPYRPVEDIAFAVARFFQRGGTFQNYYMYHGGTNFGRTSGGPFISTSYDYDAPLDEYGLIRQPKWGHLKDLHKAIKLCEAAMVATDPTITSPGSNLEVSVYKTGSVCAAFLANVGTQSDAAVTFNGNSYHLPPWSVSILPDCKNVAFSTAKINSMSTISKFVTQSTEADGSGASLSGWTWVNEPVGISSDNAFTKMGLMEQINTTADKSDYLWYSLSVNVKNDEPFLQDGSQTVLHVESLGHVLHAFINGKLSGSGKGNSGNSRVTIDVPVTLAPGENKIDLLSVTVGLQNYGAFFDLKGAGITGPVQLKGFKNGSTIDLSSKQWTYQVGLKGEELGLSDGSSSLWKSQSALPTNQPLIWYKASFDAPAGDTPLSLDFTGMGKGEAWVNGQSIGRFWPTYTASNGGCTDSCNYRGSYNSNKCLKNCGKPSQLLYHVPRSWLQSSGNVIVLFEEMGGNPTKLSFATRETSSICSRVSEAHPLPIDKWTSDDDARKKVGPTLSLECPRPDQVISSIKFASFGTPHGACGSFSHGRCTSSNALSHVKKACIGSKRCSLGVSIDVFGDPCIGVTKSLAVEASCS from the exons ATGATGGGTTTATCAGTAATGCTAGTATTTGGAGtcgttttctttcattgtttggTGATGATGTCATTTGCCGCTAATGTGACGTATGATCACCGGGCATTGGTCATCGACGGCCAGCGTAGAGTTCTGATCTCCGGCTCTATACATTACCCTCGCAGTACTCCTGAT ATGTGGCCAGACCTTATACAGAAATCTAAAGATGGAGGCTTGGATGTAATAGAGACATATGTTTTCTGGAACATACATGAACCTGTTAGAAATCAG TATGATTTTGAAGGAAGGAAAGATTTGGTTAAATTTGTGAAGTTGGTGGGTAAAGCTGGCTTATATGCTCATATAAGGATAGGGCCTTATGTTTGTGCAGAATGGAACTATGG TGGGTTTCCTCTTTGGTTGCATTTCATTCCTGGAGTTGAATTTCGAACTGACAATGAACCGTTCAAG GCAGAAATGAAGCGATTCACGGCCAAAATTGTTGACATGATCAAGCAAGAAAATCTTTATGCATCCCAAGGGGGACCGGTTATTTTGTCTCAG ATAGAAAATGAATATGGCAATGGCGATATTGAGTCTCGTTATGGTCCTCGTGCCAAACCTTATGTCAACTGGGCAGCAAAAATGGCTACATCGTTGGATACAGGAGTGCCATGGGTTATGTGCCAGCAACCAGATGCTCCTGATCCAATA ATAAACACTTGCAATGGATTTTATTGTGACCAATTCAAGCAGAATTCTGATAAGACACCCAAGATGTGGACGGAGAATTGGACTGGATG GTTTCTTTCTTTTGGTGGTGCTGTCCCTTATAGACCTGTGGAAGACATTGCTTTTGCCGTGGCTCGATTTTTCCAGAGAGGTGGAACCTTTCAGAATTATTACATG TACCACGGGGGAACTAACTTTGGCCGGACCAGTGGTGGACCCTTTATTTCAACTAGCTATGACTATGATGCTCCTTTAGATGAGTACG GGCTTATAAGACAACCAAAGTGGGGTCACTTGAAAGATCTCCACAAAGCCATAAAGCTGTGTGAGGCTGCAATGGTGGCAACTGATCCAACTATCACTTCTCCAGGCTCTAACTTAGAG GTCAGTGTTTATAAAACTGGATCAGTGTGTGCTGCATTTCTTGCCAACGTGGGTACGCAGTCTGATGCAGCCGTGACGTTCAATGGAAATTCATATCATTTGCCTCCGTGGTCTGTGAGCATCTTACCCGATTGCAAGAATGTGGCATTTAGTACTGCAAAG ATTAACTCGATGTCAACAATCTCAAAGTTTGTTACTCAGTCTACGGAAGCTGACGGTTCTGGCGCATCCTTGTCAGGTTGGACTTGGGTTAATGAGCCTGTAGGTATCTCAAGTGATAACGCGTTCACAAAAATGGGTTTGATGGAGCAGATAAATACTACAGCCGATAAAAGTGATTATCTTTGGTACTCTCTGAG TGTTAATGTAAAAAATGATGAGCCTTTCCTCCAAGATGGATCTCAAACGGTGCTTCACGTGGAATCACTTGGCCATGTTCTTCATGCTTTCATTAATGGAAAGTTATCAG GAAGTGGAAAAGGCAACAGTGGAAATTCTAGAGTTACAATTGATGTTCCTGTCACCCTTGCACCTGGAGAAAACAAAATTGACCTGTTGAGTGTGACTGTGGGTCTTCAG AACTATGGAGCATTCTTTGATCTTAAGGGAGCAGGTATTACCGGTCCTGTGCAATTGAAAGGTTTCAAAAATGGCTCTACTATTGATCTTTCGTCAAAGCAGTGGACATATCAG GTTGGATTGAAAGGAGAAGAACTGGGCTTATCTGATGGAAGTTCTTCCCTTTGGAAGTCACAATCTGCATTGCCTACAAACCAACCATTAATATGGTACAAG GCAAGTTTTGATGCCCCTGCTGGTGACACCCCACTTTCACTAGATTTTACCGGAATGGGAAAGGGTGAGGCATGGGTGAATGGGCAAAGCATCGGTCGATTTTGGCCTACCTATACTGCATCAAATGGAGGTTGTACTGACTCCTGCAATTATAGAGGATCTTACAATTCTAACAAATGTCTCAAAAATTGTGGAAAACCATCACAGCTGCT ATACCACGTTCCTCGTTCATGGCTGCAATCCAGTGGAAATGTCATAGTGTTGTTTGAGGAAATGGGAGGGAATCCAACAAAGCTATCTTTTGCAACAAGAGAGACAAGTAGTATATGCTCACGAGTTTCAGAGGCGCATCCACTTCCTATTGACAAGTGGACGTCGGATGATGATGCACGAAAGAAAGTAGGGCCAACTCTGTCTCTTGAGTGTCCTCGTCCTGATCAAGTCATTTCTTCAATCAAATTTGCAAGCTTTGGCACTCCTCATGGTGCATGTGGAAGCTTTAGCCACGGTCGATGCACGAGCAGCAATGCTCTTTCCCATGTAAAGAAG GCTTGCATTGGATCAAAACGCTGTAGTCTTGGAGTTTCAATAGATGTATTTGGTGACCCATGTATAGGAGTGACAAAAAGTTTAGCTGTAGAAGCTTCCTGTTCGTGA